From a single Bufo bufo chromosome 9, aBufBuf1.1, whole genome shotgun sequence genomic region:
- the SERPINC1 gene encoding antithrombin-III isoform X2 — MHLLPVLLLSLVGLVSSHTQYPDICIAKPKDIPLNPMCIYRKEVVEVEEQEAQEAAPPEKIPENTNPRVWELSKANSMFAMDLFKIVADSKTESENLFMSPLSISQAFTMAKLGACDNTLKQLMEVFHFDQVSEKASDQIHFFFAKLNCRLYRKANKSSELVSTNRLFGEKSLTFNQTYQDISEAVYGAKLWPLNFKEKAELSREIINNWVANKTEKKITDVIPEGAITEDTILILVNVIYFKGLWKSKFESINTDHAEFHVPGRREPCEVPTMYQESKFLYGAYKDDSVQVLQLPYKGDDISMVLVLPSEGTPLEKVEQMLSLEKFSDWLNKAQEVQLSVHLPRFRIEDSFSVKEKLEKLGLVDLFDPHTARLPGIVSGGRSDLYVSEAFHKAFLEVNEEGSEAAAASAVLVAGRSFSPRRITFRANRPFLVVIREVQINSIIFMGRVSNPGCN, encoded by the exons ATGCATCTCCTTCCAGTACTACTCTTAAGCCTTGTAGGCTTGGTTTCATCCCACACCCAATATCCTGACATTTGCATTGCTAAACCCAAAGACATTCCTCTGAACCCCATGTGCATCTATCGAAAAGAAGTGGTAGAAGTGGAGGAACAAGAGGCGCAGGAGGCTGCTCCTCCAGAGAAGATCCCAGAGAACACCAATCCAAGGGTCTGGGAACTCTCAAAGGCCAATTCCATGTTTGCTATGGACTTGTTCAAAATTGTAGCTGACTCTAAGACCGAATCGGAGAACCTCTTTATGTCACCACTTAGCATCTCCCAGGCCTTCACCATGGCAAAGCTTGGGGCGTGTGATAACACTTTAAAACAGCTTATGGAG GTTTTCCACTTTGACCAAGTTTCTGAAAAGGCTTCTGACCAAATCCATTTCTTCTTTGCCAAACTGAACTGTCGACTATACCGAAAAGCCAACAAGTCATCAGAACTGGTTTCAACCAACCGTCTTTTTGGAGAAAAATCTTTGACCTTCAATCAGACATATCAAGACATCAGCGAAGCAGTTTACGGAGCTAAATTATGGCCTCTCAACTTCAAG GAGAAAGCTGAACTTTCTCGTGAAATCATCAATAATTGGGTGGCCAATAAAACAGAAAAGAAAATCACTGATGTGATCCCAGAAGGTGCCATCACAGAAGATACCATCCTGATCTTGGTTAATGTCATCTACTTCAAG GGCTTGTGGAAGTCAAAGTTTGAATCTATCAATACAGATCATGCAGAATTTCATGTCCCAGGCAGACGTGAGCCCTGTGAAGTCCCAACCATGTACCAGGAGAGCAAATTCCTCTACGGTGCCTACAAGGATGATTCAGTCCAGGTTCTTCAATTGCCTTACAAAGGTGATGATATCTCAATGGTGTTGGTTTTGCCATCGGAAGGTACACCACTCGAAAAAGTGGAGCAGATGCTGTCCTTGGAGAAGTTCTCAGACTGGTTGAACAAAGCTCAAGAAGTCCAGTTATCTGTCCATCTTCCCCGCTTCAGGATTGAAGACAGTTTCAGTGTTAAAGAGAAATTAGAGAAGTTGGGTCTGGTGGACCTGTTTGACCCACATACGGCACGGCTGCCAG gaatagTTTCTGGTGGAAGATCAGACTTGTACGTGTCAGAAGCATTTCACAAAGCATTTTTAGAG GTCAATGAAGAGGGCAGTGAGGCTGCAGCAGCCAGTGCCGTTTTGGTGGCTGGGCGCTCGTTTAGCCCAAGGAGGATCACATTTAGAGCCAACAGACCCTTCCTGGTCGTCATTCGAGAAGTACAAATCAATTCTATTATATTCATGGGCCGTGTTTCCAATCCTGGATGTAATTAA
- the SERPINC1 gene encoding antithrombin-III isoform X1 — translation MTMHIGMHLLPVLLLSLVGLVSSHTQYPDICIAKPKDIPLNPMCIYRKEVVEVEEQEAQEAAPPEKIPENTNPRVWELSKANSMFAMDLFKIVADSKTESENLFMSPLSISQAFTMAKLGACDNTLKQLMEVFHFDQVSEKASDQIHFFFAKLNCRLYRKANKSSELVSTNRLFGEKSLTFNQTYQDISEAVYGAKLWPLNFKEKAELSREIINNWVANKTEKKITDVIPEGAITEDTILILVNVIYFKGLWKSKFESINTDHAEFHVPGRREPCEVPTMYQESKFLYGAYKDDSVQVLQLPYKGDDISMVLVLPSEGTPLEKVEQMLSLEKFSDWLNKAQEVQLSVHLPRFRIEDSFSVKEKLEKLGLVDLFDPHTARLPGIVSGGRSDLYVSEAFHKAFLEVNEEGSEAAAASAVLVAGRSFSPRRITFRANRPFLVVIREVQINSIIFMGRVSNPGCN, via the exons ATGACAATGCATATAG GTATGCATCTCCTTCCAGTACTACTCTTAAGCCTTGTAGGCTTGGTTTCATCCCACACCCAATATCCTGACATTTGCATTGCTAAACCCAAAGACATTCCTCTGAACCCCATGTGCATCTATCGAAAAGAAGTGGTAGAAGTGGAGGAACAAGAGGCGCAGGAGGCTGCTCCTCCAGAGAAGATCCCAGAGAACACCAATCCAAGGGTCTGGGAACTCTCAAAGGCCAATTCCATGTTTGCTATGGACTTGTTCAAAATTGTAGCTGACTCTAAGACCGAATCGGAGAACCTCTTTATGTCACCACTTAGCATCTCCCAGGCCTTCACCATGGCAAAGCTTGGGGCGTGTGATAACACTTTAAAACAGCTTATGGAG GTTTTCCACTTTGACCAAGTTTCTGAAAAGGCTTCTGACCAAATCCATTTCTTCTTTGCCAAACTGAACTGTCGACTATACCGAAAAGCCAACAAGTCATCAGAACTGGTTTCAACCAACCGTCTTTTTGGAGAAAAATCTTTGACCTTCAATCAGACATATCAAGACATCAGCGAAGCAGTTTACGGAGCTAAATTATGGCCTCTCAACTTCAAG GAGAAAGCTGAACTTTCTCGTGAAATCATCAATAATTGGGTGGCCAATAAAACAGAAAAGAAAATCACTGATGTGATCCCAGAAGGTGCCATCACAGAAGATACCATCCTGATCTTGGTTAATGTCATCTACTTCAAG GGCTTGTGGAAGTCAAAGTTTGAATCTATCAATACAGATCATGCAGAATTTCATGTCCCAGGCAGACGTGAGCCCTGTGAAGTCCCAACCATGTACCAGGAGAGCAAATTCCTCTACGGTGCCTACAAGGATGATTCAGTCCAGGTTCTTCAATTGCCTTACAAAGGTGATGATATCTCAATGGTGTTGGTTTTGCCATCGGAAGGTACACCACTCGAAAAAGTGGAGCAGATGCTGTCCTTGGAGAAGTTCTCAGACTGGTTGAACAAAGCTCAAGAAGTCCAGTTATCTGTCCATCTTCCCCGCTTCAGGATTGAAGACAGTTTCAGTGTTAAAGAGAAATTAGAGAAGTTGGGTCTGGTGGACCTGTTTGACCCACATACGGCACGGCTGCCAG gaatagTTTCTGGTGGAAGATCAGACTTGTACGTGTCAGAAGCATTTCACAAAGCATTTTTAGAG GTCAATGAAGAGGGCAGTGAGGCTGCAGCAGCCAGTGCCGTTTTGGTGGCTGGGCGCTCGTTTAGCCCAAGGAGGATCACATTTAGAGCCAACAGACCCTTCCTGGTCGTCATTCGAGAAGTACAAATCAATTCTATTATATTCATGGGCCGTGTTTCCAATCCTGGATGTAATTAA